DNA from Rosa rugosa chromosome 6, drRosRugo1.1, whole genome shotgun sequence:
AATTATCAGCAGTCATAAGCAAATATGGCTTAGCAATGAATATATCAAAACCATTAGAATGATCTCTATCAAAAATAAAAAGCCTTAATTTTGATGATAGTATTGAGCTTCAGGCTCAGGTTGTAGATAAAAGTAGAGTGAACTTTTATTCCTGAAAGTTCACTTCAGTATAAATACATTGTTCCTATTGGTTTTGAGTCTAAACATAACCGACACATCtatcatattttatatttgaaTATAATATGACAATCAGCTGGCAGAGATATATGATATGATTTAACCTTAACATGGGCAGTGTGTGCCTGTGTTTTTATAGTTGTTCCAAGTATTGAAAGCTGAACAGACAGAATAAAATGACTTAACTGATTATATTTCAGAATTTAGAgcattagagagagagagagagagatggtttTAAGACTGGGTATTATTGCAAGTCATTATTTTCTTATCTAATGtacttttttaattatttatttccaAGTAAAAAAGGTATTATTGGAAATTTTGGTAGATGATGGGAAGATCATAGCACCAAATTCATATCATACCATCATTAAAGCATTTGCTATGCCAATAAATATAGATATAATGTACATGAAAGCACTCAAGCTTCTAGGTAGAAGCAGGATCCCTGCACCACAAAATATCCAAATAATAGCTCCAGCTGAGTAGTAGGCCTTCAAGAATCCGCCAGTCCATTGTATCTCCTAGAATATGAATACTTATCTGTTAAATTTAGACCAATAGACTAAAATGCAAACGAATCGcatataaaacaaaataaataaaaaggacaCTGAGTTTTCTTAAGGACCTGCAATATCACAGATACGAGGAAGCTACTTATGTAGATGATCGCAGGAACCTACTCCCATCATTTAGACAAGTAGATAATCAGACTTCCATCTTTTGAAACATAAATAATTTCTACGatcagaagaaagaagatgTTGAACTTTGCATGTACCAGAGCTTTAGCCGATTGTGCCATCTGCAGATCATCTATAACATAGAATGCAAGATATgcctgagaaaaacaaaaccatgTAGGTGTAAGAactgaaaaacaaaaccaacTTATATTTTAGTGGGATAATATTCCTACCAACGAAGGGTAAGTAGGAATCTATGGTTTGCTCCTATATGGTCTAAAGTTTGAATCCCCTCACAGCACCTACCTAGCTCTTTGCTAAAATTTCTCGTCTCCTAAAGATTGTAGGGCTCAGCACGAGGTCCCAATTTCGAGCCCCAGTCCACAAAGCAGGTTTGGAAAATTTCTGGgtataaaaagagaaaaaaaaaatattctcgtctgaaattaaaaagaaacacCACAAAGTGGTAGCGACTAGGGAAAAGAGTCTGCTGACCTGTGAAACATTAACCACTAGTCTGGTAAGCACATAAACAAGAGCAACCTGATAATATAGCACTCTCTTGAACCAGTACGTCCATGGAATCCTTGAAGAATTACTTCCTTGTACACCTACCTTTAATCTGCATATGTAATAGAACTGATTGCTGAGATTTACTAACTGCCTATTTTGCAAATGGGGAAATGATAAATAAGATCATTTGTGTGCATAAACTTTTCCCATCTAACCAGGGGACCAAGCAATTTTTTTCCCAATCAGACTTGACTGCAATGCACTATAGCTGCAAGTGTAATTATTGATGCATTGTGGCATTGCAGTATATCATAATATTGACTTgcttgtacttttttttttggctcgtGTTACAAGCAAAAAGCTGTATGACATACATTtagaaagaaattgaaaatctgaattttttttcaataCAGTAAATTACTGCACTGCAATACATTTTTGAGTAAATTACATATAAGGCCGTATTCCTTATAATGCCCACCATACTTTTTTTCTATCAATAAGGCCACCAAAATATTATAACTTCTATACTTACAAAAATACCGCCACATTTTTAATTGACAAAAATGCCACTATATCTGAAAAACTACTGCTAACTAACCAAAAAGCTACTGTAACTCTTCAGAAAAGCTACTGTCATTCtcaaaaagaatttttttttaaataaaaaaataaaaagttaagcGTCACTCTTCAGAAAACTGCTCTCACTCGTCCAAAAAGCTACTACCACTCTCCGGAAAAACTAGTACAATCTTTTGAAAAGTATAGCCTAAAAACCAAAAGCTATAGCTAACTAACCAAAAGGCTACTATCGTTCTCCTGAAAAGCTAGTCATtcacaaagagaaaaaaaaaaaaaaattacttccACCTTTCGCAAAAGCTACTGGCATTTTCCAACAAGGTACTGCCCCAAACCGAAAAGTCACTACCAAAAAACCGAAAAGCTTCTATCTACTAACCGAAACACTACTGCCACCAACTGAAAGGCTACTCCCATAAACCAAAAGTCACTTTCGGGCCAAACTCAATCCAGCCAGATATCTACTGTCCGATCACCTTCCAACAGCAGACCGGTACAACTCTTCAGTAAGTCTACCCATGCCCACTGATTGTTAATCCAATAAGATGACCCTAAGCGTAAAAGACCCTTAAAATAATTATAAAAGAATGATTTCTTTTTTTCAGGTTATTAAAGATGTAATACAGGAATATTTAAACCCAAGATCAAAAAAAGATATGCTGACATGAATAACACCATATAGAAATTTCTGAGTTCTGGTACCAATCAATGTATATATGGAAAGAACCGAAAGCAATACTAGAAAAGAGGGGTAAATTAGTCAAACCGAAACAATTATTCTTAATTAAAATTATTTATACGTTCAAAGCCTGAAACTATCTCTCTATGCCAAAGAATTAACCCTCTACATTCTAATTCGAGTCAAtgtaaattaaataaaatcaacaaATCCTTCTGAAATTATATCAATGGTATATAAAATCAAcattttgaagaatatcatgaatgccaaatataaaataaaaaattaaaattaaaattaaaaataaataaataaataaatttaaaaatagCAAACCTTGGCTCTTTGGTGCCGAGTTGAAAGATACCAACAAAGCAGCATCCTATGAAGATTGACAAATATGCAATCCAGCGGTACTGCTCATTTGTTAAAGTGAAGTGACCAACATGCTTGAAGAGAGACTCTTAATGGGTAGATCAATGCTTAGAAGTTAAAATACCTGATTTTCAATATCGGCATGTGTTCTTGCTATCGTGACAGCAAAGATTATAAAAGCAACCGCATACAAGCTCAGGTTGGCAACCTTAAGTAGGTTTCAAAAAATTTGATTAATGCATGCAAACTAGAAAAACTGGCGAAGAAGTCACTTAAAAAGGAAGCTAACCATAGTAAAAGCATTCCGACAGCTAGCGAGCACCACTCTGCTTGTTGAATTCAGCGTAATGCAATTCAGCATAGACCTTCAATAGGACGATTAATTTTCTAAGTGATTAGATTTTACAAAAGGCCTATAGAACATGGCAAATCATTTTTAATTCATCTTACAGAATCCTTCCGTCCAATTAATGTAATCAACTCTTAAATATAAAGCCTCTTAAGTAAAAACTATTATAAAAGATGTAAATATGAACTGGAATTATCTATTGTAGGCAAGTGTTCGAGCCTTCAGctgaaacagaaaaaaaaaaaaatacagtgGGCAGGTTTCCTGTCAATGACTACTGTTCTTGCCATAACAACTAGTTGAGTACTAGAGAATGAAGAGTCTTCATGTTCCTTCTACAGTTCCTGAGAGAGAGAGCCGGGGAGAGGGGAGGGGTGGGGGGGTTGGTGGGGGAAGAATCCCCATTGTTTTCTTTGGATCAAAATGATTAGGTTCTGCATCTTCATAGGCAAGGTCAAAAACATGTCGACTGGAGCTGGACGATCAAGAGTTGATCACCACTGAAAAGTCAAGGCTTAGTCGACCGTAGGATCTTTGATTTTGCGAACTGGGTTTTCAAAGAGTTGTGCTAGCTTCAGTTTTCCAATTTGGCTATTTTCCCAAGTTGGGCTTTCAAGAAGCAACACTAGCTCTAGCTTATGGGAGAGTCTTTTGAATGATGACCTTTAAAGTGGAACCTCGCAAGCTGGACATTGGGATATCCAAGCTCAAGCTTGAAGGGGATGTTGAAAAATCCTGTGAAAATAATAGAGTAGATGGTAGGCAATTTTCTCTGACTCATCGGATCTAGTTTCATACCTGTAGTCAATATATTGTATTTCCATGTAATCTCTAATAGAAAGAATAAATCAGACAATTGATATGCTTCCTCTCATATTTTAGCACTTATCACCCCAACAATTTCAAAGTTTTAATGAgaagttgcaaagagattttgTTTTTCAGCAACACTGTCTCTTATCAATGGTGATACATTTTGCAGACATTTACTGTAACTTCAAGAAAGTACTTACATGTGTGAGACCTGGGTAGCTGCCCAACCCACATTAAAGATAGCAGCAAAAATGCTGTAACCAACAGTTCGCAATGCTGGTGAAGAGGTACCAAAAATTTTACACGGTACGCAACCaccaaaaacagaagaaaatgaAACGGCAACCAAAATAGAGCCTGCACCATGCCACAATTTGAAATGTCCAAATCTGTCTATCTATCAAGTAAAGAAACAATCAGAATACGACTCCCAAAAAAGCTGGGTTGCAATTTTCAAAACTGAAAAGTAAACAGAACCCAACAATCTATAGGTAGTGGTATTTCTCATCTACAATGTTTGATGAAGACCCAACTTCTGACGCCCCTCTACAAGAATtagaggaaaagaaaagggaagcaaaaaaagaaaaagagtaaTAGACAACAGGCATTTAAAAATGTTcattaaattagatagtttcaATCATCTCCGAGATAAATAAGTTAGATCTTAAAAGCCTAGAAGCTTGAATCTTGGATACCCTTACCATAAAGCAAAGCAAACTAGGACCTGAACCCTTCCATCACTTCTTATCCCTGCaggaaatgttttttttttttttttttttcagttcagAATGAATTGGTCAGCCGCCTCATCAATCAATCTCCTTTAATTTGCACTGTATTTGGCTTTCCTACGTTAACTGTGGTTTTATATCCCTCGTAGTCTAGGAACTAGCCCCATACTTGTATTATATAAGTTGCCTCATAGAGAAAAGAATACAGTTAGACACTGCAGCCAAAAGCCAAAAGTTTATAGGCTTTTGGAAGAGAATACTTGTATTATACATATTGCCTCATAGAGAAACTGACAATCTATTAGGAGACATCCTCCAGAGTTTCTGCAtcatcctttcttttttttactaGACACTGCAGCCAAAAGCCTCTTCTTGTCTTGGGGTTAAAAAATCTTATAATTTTTAAGTACAGTTGCCAATAGAACTTCCTTCTAAGATTTTCTTTATGCCGTCACACCAAAACAGCACCCCCACCACCAAGATCTCTCATCCCAGAACATTCCACTTTCATTAACCCAGATTGGGCAGCCTCTCAGATCTAGCAGCCATTGATAGGGTCCATATCTGATAAATTATCTTCTTGTCTGGCAGCTGATGTCTTTTGTGTGCCTCACATCATTTATCTTGTCTCAGTGAAGCTGAATTGTGATAACTTCCACTACTGATCTCACATCAAGTCAAGGTGTCTCTTATTAGCCAAAAGCTGTATCAGTTTGTGGATGCTGTATCCATTAGGCCTATCTTCTCCCAATTATGAGACTTTTCTTTGCACTGACAAGAATCTGGTCAGCATTCTCTCAGCACTTGAACAGAAGCTACACTAGCTTCCATGGTTTGGTGCCAAACTTCAGCAGCTATCTGGTCAGTCATCCAACAGTTACTTCAAAAACTGCCAATTCATCCCATCTTCTTTGTCAAATGAAAGAACTCTGTTGTGGGACCTGCACTGTTTTTGAGTACCTTTAAGAGGCCAAGGCACTGTCTGGCCAAATACTACAATTGGTGGACCAGTCTATAACACTGATGTTGTTAACGTTATCTTAAGGAGACCTAAAGAAGATGCAATGCTAATCACAGCCCTTGAGACCATAACACAGTGCCCAGATTTTCTAATTCCCTCTGGTCTTGTCTTCTAAACCGAGAGTCTCACCGTTGCTTATCTTCTACTTCAACACAGCAACCCATTCCTGTGCTGGCTTCTCAAAATTCTTCAACTAATAACAGCTGGCATCCTCAAAATTTGTTGACTTCTACTTCAACACCACAAACTATTGCTATGCTAGCGTCTCATACTCCTCCTATAAAAACTGGTAGCCTCAAACTTTTGGAACTCATCAGAACAACCAGAATGACAATCTAAAATCTCATAATCACCATGAAAATGGTTCCAACAATGTTCCAAGGTGGCTAATCCAACCACTGTTGTAATTGCCAAAACTTAGATCACCAATTGGGAATTAAGTATTGTATGTTGACTCCTTTTACTTCACTACCCACATGAACAAACAAGGTATGACTTTTTGCACGCACTTGATTCGTGGGTAAAATATTTCACTTTGAAAACATTAATCAAAGTAAAAGAACGAATTATAGGACCACTCCATTGGTCCTTTTGGAAGAACAACTCTTTTTATTGGTCTAATGGTTGTTCTTATTTTCCAAGGTTCTTATTTTCCAAGGCCTATGTGAGAATGGTCTCTATAAGTTGCTTGTGTTTCAATCTGCTGTCTTCAAGCTATATCTGCTTCTCTTAAGTCGTTGTCCTTACGGTATATCAAGTTAGGTCATCCATCTAATAAGATTGTGTCAATTAGAAAGTAATTATAAGACCAGAATTTATACTGTCTTTCCTTAAATTTTTATGAAATAAATGACACATTATGACTTGACTTAAAGCCTTGAAACATAGCACACACCAGCTTGTGGCACCAATCAACTCTCCCCATTGAGTGGTGGTGATCTATTACCTGATCGATTGAGTATCAATAACTTGTGGCTTCTCTTCATATCACTTTCACTTGCCTGCAAATGTTGTTTTCACCATGTTAATCAATTTATGAGTGCCTCCCTTGTCCCTCACATAATTGCTGCTAAACACTTTCTTCACTGCATCAAACCTGAATGATGCAGGACCAATAAAGCAAAACTCTAGAACTAGGGTTTATTTGCAACAGTCTCGAtagttagaaaaaaaaaaaaaagggatttaGAGTCAAGAAATTAAGAAAGGGATAGGGCTACTAGCATCACACCAGTAGGGTTTCTAGGCATCACACCTAAGGTTAGGTTGCATCACGATCACACAGACCTGGAGAGAAGCAaaagctttcaatttttatgaACTCAAATCCgaaaataaaagactacaaaggcctctatatatataaggaGGCTAAGATTATTCTAGAATAACTAGGAATATCCCTATGCTTAAAAGAATCCTAAAGAAATAATCCTAATAATAAAAGCCTAGATTTATTTGATCTACTTTCCAAATCCCGACTTAAAATGTTCTGCTCTGAAGTTGGCTTGTCCTTTCATCCCATTTCAAGTTCACTCACTCTTAGTGGCTTGGTGCCTATTCTGATGCTGATGGACTAGCTGCCCAGACAAATGGCTCCTATTTCATCTCCTAGAGCAAAAAGAAACAATCTTCAGAGTCTTGTTCTTCTAAAAAAGCTGAGTAGCAATTTTGTGCTTATGTATATGCTGCTGATACTATCTGagtttcttatcttcttctgaCAATCTACAGTTTTCTCCATTTCAACCAATTAGCAAGTCTTGTGATAATCTCAATATCACTTATATGGTGAATAATCTGGTCTTTCATTCTTGTAGCAAACAAATTGAACTTCACTACAAATATATATTGTATCCTTTCTAGTTCTCTTCAAGTCCAGTTCGTTCCAtagggttcacatccaaaaccaattggcaatggatggagtggcccaaacccttataaacccataggcaaggtcccatttttcccatgtgggatgtatatattctcaacaactTCACTAAGGGTCTCTCTAGACAGAGTATCCAACTTCTTTGGTCAAATATTGTCTTTCCTAGATCATTGGACAAGGGAGTGTGTAAAACCACCTAATTACGCTCATTTCACTCTTACAGTATTACTTGTTGTATATCATAAACCAAACAACTAATAAAAGAAGCAAAAACATAGAATCAAAGCCACATAAATGGCTGCAAATCTGCAAGAAAAAATCCATGTGAAGCATACATGTATGGGGTGCTATTTCGTATTTTCCAGACTTTTCAGAATTCAAGCAACAATGACACTAATTTCATATTTTTGAATCATAACCAACACTCTTTCATCAATACTAAATTTTGAAGAACACTAAAATTGGAGCAAGTGTCAGTATGTATTTTGAAGAAGCAAAGGACCATATAAGAGACATTAGATTTTTATGGTGAACCAAAATTCATCATCACATGATATATTTAAGTGTGAAAATACCAGTTCGCCAGCAAATATGGTTGCAAATCCATCAGCTATTTGACCAGATAGCATTACAGTGGCAGCATACCTGAATAAACAATACAAATTAGTTTCAAaagacaaataaataaaaaatatggaGTACTCCACAAGAAAGCAGTTATGTGAAGCTCAACCGTTGAACACAGAAACTATCCCATCATTGTACCATAACAATTTGGTAACATAAATCAATCATTTTCAAACACTTAATTTTTCAATGTATTTTGTTATTATACTGCCTCAGACTAGAAAGCAACAGTTAGCAAAGTTTTGCATTTGATTGACATGGTTTTTGTGTATACTCCCTGGAAAATGATTCAGATATTCTAAATCATACTGACAAGGTTCCTCTGTCTACTATTCATCTGACAATTGCAGACAACCCCAAACCATCATTGCCATTTCTCTTAATCAACTTCCTTACTGAAACTTGATTTAAAATCAGTTTTTAATCGCCAATCTCGTTCCATAATGCTTTCCTACCCAACATACACCAATACATCAAACTCTGTATTACGATGGACAttttctaatacaaatttttaGTTATTGAAAGCTTCAGAGACATCGAAGCTCATTTACAATGATCTGAACGTATGCATGTTTGCATGTATGTAAGCCCtccttatctttttcttttcttttattcttcttcttcttcttcttcttcttcttcttcttcttcttcttttttatattgAAAAGGATGCTTTGTGTAACCTTTGTTCTTGCAATTCAACATAAACAAGAGTGCACATGCCAATGTATGTGCACAATCATAGGCATAGTGGATCAACTCAAGGTAGATCGAAGAAGGAACATGCAAGTACGTAATATGTACCTGGGGGATAGTCCAATATCTGTCAAGAATAACAAGAGATATGTAAACCAACAGGAAGCAGTGATATCATTGAGCATATGGCCCACGCCATAATACATGACAGAACACCTTCCAAGGGGCTTTGTGActgaatcatcatcatcatcttcagtaACATTATGCATTATGGGAGTTTAAAAGTAAAGACAACCTGAAAAATATGCATTACACAGCTGAGAGTTATGTACCTACAACTGCAAAACTTGTTAATATGAAAATTGGAAAGGTTAACAAGAGCAAACAATAAAATGACCAACTTCTacatttctttctttatttctatttatttactttatttCTGGCAGATCATGGTTGTGATAGTTCTCAACTAAGTCACTGAATTGTCCTTGTTTAGCAGAGAAATTAGCAGTTAATCTATAAAAAAACAGAGAATCAGATCTTCACGAAATATGTGCAGAGCAATCTTGTAAGAGGTGTAATCTGAGGTACAGTCCTTTGTGTATCTGTAATCCTCAGAGGCATAGCTAAGACAAGAAAGCAAAGAATCCAAGAGTTTgtgatgaaaattgaaaaatgatcTTCACCAGTTTTGACAGGCAATGAATGATATGAAGATTCCTTGCTTGCTAATTGTTACGACTAATGATACCACTCCAATAAGTTGAAAATCATAACTGACGGAATTTTACTGATCCTAAAGTGAAACAAACTATCAAGTTTAGCTAGAAGAAATTGAGTGTCCTGCTTGATATTCAACATGGGGAATAAGAGAAATAGGTAGAAAGAATTAAGAATGAAGAACCTGAAACCACCGTTGTTGATTCGCCGAagaagagaggaggaagagggaaCATATAGGTCGTTGTCCTTGTAGATATTCTAGTTTATAGATAATATATCTAGAGTTTAGAGTAATGTTCTGAAGCAAAGGaaggaagagaggaagagattgAACCGACCAACCAACCAACCAAGTCCCTGCTTCGCCACTCTCTGCCCATAATAACTCATTTCATCTTGgaatttcaactttcaagcgGTAGAATCGAAAATTAATATTGTAATAGACAGGCTCCGGCTCAGCCCCAGGGATAGCCTTGTCTTTTCGTCATGCTCTTGCTGTTGCTGTTGCTTTTGCTTGCTGAATGCTCCCGCTACCCGTATTCACATATATTATCAACGCTCACAATTTCACAATTAGCAAGTCAAGTGGGTGGTTGGGAACCTAGCAGTCTATCCTTCCCCGGATTTGAATGGCGGATATGCAAGTTGCAAATTGCAACTGCCACGCAACGTCGTCAAAATGACATCTACAGTCTCCTTCTTTTTTCTTGTAAATATTAATTTGGTttcttttacaaaaaaaaaaaaaaaatatatatatatatatatatatatatagagaaaatTGCAAATCCCTTTCATTCATTTAatactagtctgcaatcacatgctctgtgtaagaaaaattttaattgtaaaaaaaaaaaaaaaaaaagttatctgcaaaagaaaatagattcaatgggtagttattgcagagagaaaataatgggagagaaaagtggaggttgtgggataatttcttttcaattttcttaataaaatctattttataattgtcctatttacccttgtgatttaatttattgtcaaaattttttaatctttcagagttaaatctgtcaaaattttcaattttgactaacaaagcctcttctcttaataatagtatagatataatTTTACTccttttaattttagttttagttttagtaTCCAAGTAAGGACAATTGCGTTGGATAATATATACAAGAGAGGGGATGAATTCATATGACCTGGCGTCAACCGGTCatgatataatttttttttctttctttatttctctATTAGGAGAGTACAATCCATTTCAAGCATCTAGATGAACATGAGCAAAAACTGTATATAACATGAAGGTGAAGCCCCAGGAGTATCCAACCAAAACCATGCCGCCATTCTGTCGAGCTGCCCCGCTCTTAGAACTTATGCCACTCACGGGACCTCCAGCTGCTGCTGTACCTAGCGAgacaaaataattttattacGAATGAAATAGGAGCTGGGTCTAATTAATTAGTTAACGAATAACGATCACTTGTTCAATCTTGGGCACAGCCCTCAAATTATCTGCAATCTCAATGATATATTTATTGTACGTACTGCTTGGAGTCGGAGCAGCGGTTTGCGTAGAGTTGTTCTGTAACTGATAGAACACTTGAGCTTCTGGTGATTTGGGATCCAAGTGTAGAAGTTCTGCATATGCATCGATCTAATAATCAGCTCAGAAATCAATCTCAGAGACACACTAAATCCATGATGGAGGCCAGGGCATGGGCATTACCGGGACACTTAGAGATATTGGCGGCGGCGTGGCAGACGGAAGGCAGGCCCAAAGCAAGAGTGACATTGATCTGCAGGCCCAAATCAGGGTCGTTGCGATCTTGAATGATAACGCAGAGGCACGTTTTATTTTTGTTCAGGACTTGTTTCAGACCACTGCAACAGTCCGGTGTTGGAGCCATGGCTTCACCCCCAACGTAAGGCAGACACGTGGCCATCCCTGCTAGCTGCTGCGCACATTCGTCGACCGCTCCTCCGTCGACGACTTtaactgttgttgttgttgtggttgTTAACATTAACACCAGTACAACTACAACTACTGACCTCTCTGATCTCACGGCTGAGTTGTAGTTCTCAAACCCCAACGCGGCCATTTCAATAAGAGGAGTTGGATCAATTCAAACCCACTATATACTTGTGCCTATTTATAATTAAGATACAGAGCTTGATCGAGGTGGTACTGGCCGGTTAGCTCGGACAAAATAAGTGGAAGATGGATCATGATGAATTGATGATGATTATGTGCGCGGGCCAACGACACGGGTAAACAATACAAGAGCTAGCTCAACTTCACCAACCCACTTCCACTTCCACCGAGTAACCAAGGGCAACACCATTAACAATTAATGATGATATGGTCGATCGGTTCCATTTCTTCAATGGAATTGACGACATCATATCATCATTCAGCGTATTCATGACATCATGGATCCACTTTTATCAAAAAATCCCCTACTTAATTTGGTTCTTTAACAAATCATCATGCAATTTCATGGGTGGAGTGTCAGAAGGTTTAGTACAAGTTCTCTAAAATATTTAGCTATTTAACTCTATTTCTAATGCATCTAATAATCAGCTCAGAAATCAATCTCAGAATATTTCATATGATAAAAGGAGATACtttatgtatatgtgtgtatttatttttttttagatccGGCCGTGTATGTGTAACTTAGTGATCcacacaaacaaaagaaatatttGAGTAGGGGCCTATACTCTATGTCTTCTATTTtatccatagtttataggctcactttaaataagtgagcggttagttcgaatataaGTGGTCTGtttctatgtatcacagtagtttATTACAAC
Protein-coding regions in this window:
- the LOC133715265 gene encoding uncharacterized protein LOC133715265, giving the protein MHNVTEDDDDDSVTKPLGRCSVMYYGVGHMLNDITASCWFTYLLLFLTDIGLSPRYAATVMLSGQIADGFATIFAGELIDRFGHFKLWHGAGSILVAVSFSSVFGGCVPCKIFGTSSPALRTVGYSIFAAIFNVGWAATQVSHMSMLNCITLNSTSRVVLASCRNAFTMVANLSLYAVAFIIFAVTIARTHADIENQYRWIAYLSIFIGCCFVGIFQLGTKEPRLKVGVQGSNSSRIPWTYWFKRVLYYQVALVYVLTRLVVNVSQAYLAFYVIDDLQMAQSAKALVPAIIYISSFLVSVILQEIQWTGGFLKAYYSAGAIIWIFCGAGILLLPRSLSAFMYIISIFIGIANALMMVTGVSMQSVLIDTDLNGCAFVCGSFSFLDKISCGLALFVLQSYQSDSVIQNIHSNHVYISVTRFGLGLVPAFCSLVSVAVTYSMNLHSARCKPLMEPLLI
- the LOC133716071 gene encoding non-specific lipid transfer protein GPI-anchored 14-like isoform X1, giving the protein MAALGFENYNSAVRSERSVVVVVLVLMLTTTTTTTVKVVDGGAVDECAQQLAGMATCLPYVGGEAMAPTPDCCSGLKQVLNKNKTCLCVIIQDRNDPDLGLQINVTLALGLPSVCHAAANISKCPELLHLDPKSPEAQVFYQLQNNSTQTAAPTPSSTAAAGGPVSGISSKSGAARQNGGMVLVGYSWGFTFMLYTVFAHVHLDA
- the LOC133716071 gene encoding non-specific lipid transfer protein GPI-anchored 14-like isoform X2, with the protein product MAALGFENYNSAVRSERSVVVVVLVLMLTTTTTTTVKVVDGGAVDECAQQLAGMATCLPYVGGEAMAPTPDCCSGLKQVLNKNKTCLCVIIQDRNDPDLGLQINVTLALGLPSVCHAAANISKCPELLHLDPKSPEAQVFYQLQNNSTQTAAPTPSTAAGGPVSGISSKSGAARQNGGMVLVGYSWGFTFMLYTVFAHVHLDA
- the LOC133716071 gene encoding non-specific lipid transfer protein GPI-anchored 14-like isoform X4; translated protein: MAALGFENYNSAVRSERSVVVVVLVLMLTTTTTTTVKVVDGGAVDECAQQLAGMATCLPYVGGEAMAPTPDCCSGLKQVLNKNKTCLCVIIQDRNDPDLGLQINVTLALGLPSVCHAAANISKCPDRCICRTSTLGSQITRSSSVLSVTEQLYANRCSDSKHSSWRSREWHKF
- the LOC133716071 gene encoding non-specific lipid transfer protein GPI-anchored 14-like isoform X3 is translated as MAALGFENYNSAVRSERSVVVVVLVLMLTTTTTTTVKVVDGGAVDECAQQLAGMATCLPYVGGEAMAPTPDCCSGLKQVLNKNKTCLCVIIQDRNDPDLGLQINVTLALGLPSVCHAAANISKCPDRCICRTSTLGSQITRSSSVLSVTEQLYANRCSDSKQYSSSWRSREWHKF